Proteins encoded within one genomic window of Limibacillus sp.:
- a CDS encoding cysteine hydrolase family protein, producing MSDPKTLMQMAGADPRPFKLSESALVVIDAQRDYLDGHLPLTGVEAALKQIATLLVAAREHGRPVIHVQHRGKPGGLFDPETDNFAICAEATPEAGEGVIEKGLPNAFAGTGLDEALKTAGAKQLVVCGFMTHMCVSSTVRAALDLGYGSTVVASACATRDLPAASGGVVPAAVLHEAELAALSDRFAMIAREASEVIA from the coding sequence ATGTCCGATCCCAAGACCCTAATGCAGATGGCGGGCGCCGATCCCCGGCCCTTCAAGCTTTCCGAAAGCGCGCTGGTCGTGATCGACGCGCAGCGCGACTACCTGGACGGCCACCTGCCGCTGACGGGGGTCGAGGCCGCCTTGAAACAGATCGCCACCCTGCTCGTGGCCGCGCGCGAGCATGGCCGCCCGGTCATCCATGTGCAGCACAGGGGCAAGCCCGGCGGGCTGTTCGATCCGGAGACGGACAACTTCGCGATCTGCGCCGAGGCTACGCCGGAGGCGGGTGAGGGCGTGATCGAAAAGGGGCTGCCCAACGCCTTCGCCGGGACCGGCCTCGATGAGGCGCTGAAGACGGCGGGCGCAAAGCAGCTCGTGGTCTGCGGCTTCATGACCCACATGTGCGTCAGCTCCACGGTGCGCGCCGCGCTGGACCTGGGCTATGGCTCCACGGTGGTGGCCTCGGCCTGCGCGACGCGCGACCTTCCGGCGGCCTCTGGCGGCGTGGTTCCGGCCGCCGTTCTCCACGAGGCGGAGTTGGCCGCGCTCAGCGACCGCTTCGCGATGATCGCGCGCGAGGCAAGCGAGGTCATCGCCTGA